From a region of the Geothrix sp. 21YS21S-2 genome:
- a CDS encoding sugar phosphate nucleotidyltransferase, whose amino-acid sequence MKGIVLAGGTGSRLYPLTKVTNKHLLPVGYAPMLWHPVWKLKQAGIEEILIVTGTEHMGDVVGCLGSGKDFGCRFTYKVQDEAGGIAQALGLGENFAAGMPVCVILGDNIFQDDLTAEVRAYVAQGKGARLLLKPVPDPQRYGVAEVLDGSIVGIQEKPSTPKSNLSVTGIYFYDGSVFDIIRTVKPSGRGEMEITDVNNEYIRRKELTFGVLEGWWTDAGTFPSLAHANELALKEAMAFPDIARRL is encoded by the coding sequence ATCAAGGGAATTGTTCTCGCAGGTGGGACCGGATCGCGCTTGTATCCGCTCACGAAAGTCACGAACAAGCATCTCCTGCCGGTAGGCTATGCGCCCATGCTCTGGCACCCGGTCTGGAAGCTGAAGCAGGCTGGCATTGAGGAGATCCTGATCGTCACAGGCACCGAGCACATGGGCGACGTGGTCGGATGCCTTGGCAGTGGAAAGGATTTCGGTTGCCGGTTCACCTACAAGGTCCAGGACGAGGCGGGCGGAATCGCACAGGCCCTCGGGTTGGGCGAGAACTTCGCCGCGGGCATGCCGGTGTGCGTAATTCTCGGTGACAACATTTTCCAGGATGACCTAACGGCCGAAGTGCGGGCCTATGTTGCCCAGGGCAAGGGCGCGCGGCTCCTTCTGAAGCCCGTTCCCGACCCCCAGCGCTACGGCGTTGCCGAGGTCCTGGACGGTTCCATCGTCGGTATCCAGGAGAAGCCCTCGACCCCCAAATCGAACCTCTCCGTCACCGGCATCTACTTCTACGACGGCTCCGTCTTCGACATCATTCGCACGGTCAAGCCGTCCGGTCGCGGCGAGATGGAAATCACGGACGTGAACAATGAGTACATCCGGCGAAAGGAGTTGACGTTTGGGGTGTTGGAGGGATGGTGGACGGACGCAGGGACGTTCCCCAGCCTGGCCCACGCCAACGAACTGGCGCTCAAGGAAGCCATGGCCTTCCCGGACATCGCGAGGAGGCTCTAA
- the rpoB gene encoding DNA-directed RNA polymerase subunit beta yields MSVQQNIYRQRVQFSKIRSLVPIPNLIDIQKRSYDEFLQMNLLHSEREGRGLKSVFESMFPVHNGKNPDGGDASLEVEFVDYTVGHWACKCGKNEGLEHLRTTCKSCGHHIVTDHPKDPTVDCPKCGTRNKNQAKICDVCSEPVGLHQKMRMEECVERGATMASPLKIRVRLNQFDKDEKGNRRYKQSQESEVYFGDLPTMTDRGTFVINGTERVIVSQLHRSPGVFFAISNDKALYSAQVIPYRGSWIEFELDTKGLLYARIDRKRKFLGSTFLRALGLFDERLADNQSMLAHFYTAQRFTLKGAVVYLQPSELLVGQKAIEDIKNPKDKEIIVPKGKAVSRRLLESMIKAGVKQVAVERGMLDGAVLLEDVVNMNTGEVLLEANDAFVQTHLEMFLANNVDEFAVCFPENDATGKVFTETLSKDHTEDSEEAAKELFKKIRPGEPATLESSKKLLHSMFFDGQKYDLSKVGRHKMNAKLGLTTELDARTLSTEDFVATVHYLLRLKKYDTTRSDRVDEVAPVKKDDIDHLGNRRVRSVGELLENCFRVGLVRVQRAIKEKFSMAQDPNSPLQPHDLINSKPVIAAMKEFFGSSQLSQFMDQTNPLSEITHKRRLSALGPGGLSRDRAGFEVRDVHTSHYGRICPIETPEGPNIGLISSLSCYARINEFGFIESPYLKVENGRIVNYAKVTSVGDSKFGYMQVVPLDELEAENAKLDKAGKRPAKSEMHAWYLSAWEEDAHTIAQANVPVDKEGNILDEFVVARVADETKTVEREKVTLMDVSPKQLVSVAASLIPFLENDDANRALMGANMQRQAVPLVRTEAPIVGTGMEYYAARDSGACVLCRRSGIVETVDANRIVVRVEDDPETEGEESGVDIYTLIKYARSNQNTCLNQVPLVKKGEYVASGQILADGPCCEHGELALGRNLVVAYMPWRGYNFEDAILISERIVKEDLYTTIHIEEFEVHARDTKLGPEEITRDIPQVREEMLKNLDESGIIRIGATVRHGDILVGKVTPKGETILSPEEKLLRAIFGEKASDVKDASLTVGPGIEGTVVDVKVFTRKGQEKDLRTQQIEREQISKWEKDLEDEERIIRAEAKKRIVALLKNKELAEALADDKGKELLPKAKKLTQNMLEAVPYHRFRQVTVAAGKERLEAQVLDILDKTESQLRVLRDILNERIDRLVKGDELMPGVLKTVKCYVAVKRKLQVGDKMAGRHGNKGVVSRILPVEDMPYLPDGKPVDIVLNPLGVPSRMNIGQVLECHLGWAGKVLGVHFTTPVFDGARESDIKEWLVKAWEKNDHKGPDVTGKTLLYDGMTGEAYEQPVNVGCVYMLKLHHLVDNKIHARSIGPYSLITQQPLGGKAQFGGQRFGEMEVWALEAYGAAHVLQELLTYKSDDMHGRTQIYQAIIKGETIKDPGLPESFNVVKKELNALCIDVAMLTREELEPLQDVEEPAFSIEG; encoded by the coding sequence ATGAGCGTTCAACAGAACATCTACCGCCAGCGTGTGCAGTTCTCGAAAATCCGCTCCCTGGTTCCAATCCCGAACCTGATCGACATCCAGAAGCGCAGCTACGACGAGTTCCTGCAGATGAACCTGCTCCACTCGGAGCGGGAAGGCCGCGGCCTCAAGTCCGTCTTCGAGTCCATGTTCCCCGTGCACAACGGCAAGAACCCCGACGGCGGCGACGCGAGCCTCGAGGTGGAGTTCGTCGACTACACCGTGGGCCACTGGGCCTGCAAGTGCGGCAAGAACGAGGGCCTCGAGCACCTGCGCACCACCTGCAAGAGCTGCGGCCACCACATCGTGACGGACCACCCGAAGGACCCCACGGTGGACTGCCCCAAGTGCGGCACCCGCAACAAGAACCAGGCGAAGATCTGCGACGTGTGCAGTGAGCCCGTGGGCCTGCACCAGAAGATGCGCATGGAAGAGTGCGTGGAGCGCGGCGCCACCATGGCCTCGCCCCTGAAGATCCGGGTGCGCCTCAACCAGTTCGACAAGGACGAGAAGGGCAACCGGCGCTACAAGCAGAGCCAGGAGTCCGAGGTCTACTTCGGCGACCTCCCGACCATGACCGACCGCGGCACCTTCGTCATCAACGGCACCGAGCGCGTCATCGTCTCCCAGCTGCACCGCAGCCCCGGGGTGTTCTTCGCCATCAGCAACGACAAGGCCCTCTACAGCGCCCAGGTGATCCCCTACCGCGGCAGCTGGATCGAGTTCGAGCTCGACACCAAGGGCCTCCTCTACGCCCGCATCGACCGCAAGCGCAAGTTCCTGGGCTCCACGTTCCTGCGCGCGCTGGGCCTGTTCGACGAGCGGCTCGCGGACAACCAGTCCATGCTGGCCCACTTCTACACGGCGCAGCGCTTCACCCTGAAGGGCGCCGTCGTCTACCTCCAGCCCAGCGAGCTCCTCGTGGGCCAGAAGGCGATCGAGGACATCAAGAATCCCAAGGACAAGGAGATCATCGTACCCAAGGGCAAGGCCGTCAGCCGCCGCCTCCTGGAGTCGATGATCAAGGCCGGCGTCAAGCAGGTGGCCGTGGAGCGCGGCATGCTGGACGGCGCCGTGCTGCTGGAGGACGTGGTCAACATGAACACCGGCGAGGTCCTGCTGGAGGCCAACGACGCCTTCGTGCAGACGCACCTCGAGATGTTCCTGGCCAACAACGTCGACGAGTTCGCGGTGTGCTTCCCCGAGAACGACGCCACGGGCAAGGTCTTCACCGAGACCCTCTCCAAGGACCACACCGAGGACAGCGAAGAGGCCGCCAAGGAGCTCTTCAAGAAGATCCGGCCCGGCGAACCCGCCACGCTGGAATCCAGCAAGAAGCTCCTCCACTCCATGTTCTTCGACGGCCAGAAGTACGACCTCTCCAAGGTCGGCCGCCACAAGATGAACGCCAAGCTCGGCCTCACCACCGAGCTGGACGCCCGCACCCTGTCCACCGAGGACTTCGTCGCCACCGTCCACTACCTGCTGCGCCTGAAGAAGTACGACACCACCCGTTCCGACCGCGTGGACGAGGTGGCGCCGGTGAAGAAGGACGACATCGACCACCTCGGCAACCGCCGCGTCCGCAGCGTCGGCGAGCTGCTGGAGAACTGCTTCCGGGTGGGCCTCGTGCGCGTCCAGAGGGCCATCAAGGAGAAGTTCTCCATGGCCCAGGACCCCAACAGCCCCCTGCAGCCGCACGACCTCATCAACTCCAAGCCCGTCATCGCGGCCATGAAGGAGTTCTTCGGGTCCAGCCAGCTTTCGCAGTTCATGGACCAGACCAACCCCCTGTCGGAGATCACCCACAAGCGCCGCCTGTCGGCCCTCGGACCGGGCGGCCTCAGCCGCGACCGCGCGGGCTTCGAGGTGCGCGACGTGCACACCTCCCACTACGGCCGCATCTGCCCCATCGAGACGCCTGAAGGCCCGAACATCGGCCTCATCTCCAGCCTCTCCTGCTACGCCCGCATCAACGAGTTCGGGTTCATCGAGAGCCCCTACCTCAAGGTCGAGAACGGCCGCATCGTCAACTACGCCAAGGTCACCAGCGTGGGCGACAGCAAGTTCGGCTACATGCAGGTCGTCCCCCTTGACGAGCTGGAGGCCGAGAACGCCAAGTTGGACAAGGCCGGCAAGCGCCCCGCCAAGTCCGAGATGCACGCCTGGTACCTCTCCGCCTGGGAGGAGGACGCCCACACCATCGCGCAGGCCAACGTGCCCGTGGACAAGGAGGGCAACATCCTGGACGAGTTCGTGGTGGCCCGCGTCGCCGACGAGACCAAGACCGTCGAGCGCGAGAAGGTCACCCTCATGGACGTGAGCCCCAAGCAGCTCGTGTCCGTGGCCGCCAGCCTCATCCCCTTCCTCGAGAACGACGACGCCAACCGGGCGCTCATGGGCGCCAACATGCAGCGCCAGGCCGTGCCGCTGGTCCGCACCGAGGCCCCCATCGTGGGCACCGGCATGGAATACTACGCCGCCCGCGACTCCGGCGCCTGCGTCCTCTGCCGCCGCTCCGGCATCGTGGAGACGGTCGACGCCAACCGCATCGTGGTGCGCGTCGAGGACGACCCCGAGACCGAGGGCGAAGAGAGCGGCGTGGACATCTACACGCTCATCAAGTACGCCCGGAGCAACCAGAACACCTGCCTCAACCAGGTGCCCCTGGTGAAGAAGGGCGAGTACGTCGCCTCCGGCCAGATCCTGGCCGACGGTCCCTGCTGCGAGCACGGCGAGCTGGCCCTGGGCCGCAACCTCGTGGTCGCCTACATGCCCTGGCGCGGCTACAACTTCGAGGACGCCATCCTCATCAGCGAGCGCATCGTCAAGGAAGACCTCTACACGACGATCCACATCGAGGAATTCGAAGTCCACGCCCGCGACACCAAGCTGGGCCCCGAAGAGATCACCCGCGACATCCCCCAGGTCCGGGAAGAGATGCTGAAGAACCTGGACGAGTCGGGCATCATCCGCATCGGCGCCACGGTCCGCCACGGCGACATCCTGGTGGGCAAGGTCACCCCCAAGGGCGAGACCATCCTCAGCCCCGAAGAGAAGCTCCTCCGGGCGATCTTCGGCGAGAAGGCCAGCGACGTGAAGGACGCCAGCCTCACGGTGGGCCCCGGCATCGAGGGCACCGTGGTCGACGTCAAGGTCTTCACCCGCAAGGGCCAGGAGAAGGACCTCCGCACCCAGCAGATCGAGCGCGAGCAGATCAGCAAGTGGGAGAAGGACCTCGAGGACGAGGAGCGGATCATCCGCGCCGAGGCCAAGAAGCGCATCGTCGCCCTCCTGAAGAACAAGGAGCTGGCCGAAGCGCTGGCCGACGACAAGGGCAAGGAACTGCTCCCCAAGGCCAAGAAGCTCACCCAGAACATGCTGGAGGCCGTGCCCTACCACCGCTTCCGCCAGGTGACCGTCGCCGCCGGCAAGGAGCGCCTGGAAGCCCAGGTGCTGGACATCCTCGACAAGACCGAGAGCCAGCTCCGCGTGCTGCGCGACATCCTGAACGAGCGCATCGACCGCCTGGTCAAGGGCGACGAGCTCATGCCCGGCGTGCTCAAGACCGTCAAGTGCTACGTGGCCGTCAAGCGCAAGCTGCAGGTCGGCGACAAGATGGCCGGCCGCCACGGCAACAAGGGCGTGGTCAGCCGCATCCTCCCCGTGGAGGACATGCCCTACCTGCCCGACGGCAAGCCCGTGGACATCGTGCTGAACCCCCTGGGCGTGCCTTCCCGCATGAACATCGGGCAGGTGCTCGAGTGCCACCTCGGCTGGGCCGGCAAGGTCCTGGGCGTGCACTTCACCACCCCGGTCTTCGACGGCGCCCGCGAGAGCGACATCAAGGAATGGCTCGTCAAGGCCTGGGAGAAGAACGACCACAAGGGCCCCGACGTCACCGGCAAGACCCTCCTCTACGACGGCATGACCGGCGAGGCCTACGAGCAGCCCGTGAACGTCGGCTGCGTGTACATGCTCAAGCTGCACCACCTCGTCGACAACAAGATCCATGCCCGGAGCATTGGACCCTACTCCCTCATCACGCAGCAGCCCCTGGGCGGCAAGGCCCAGTTCGGCGGCCAGCGCTTCGGCGAGATGGAAGTGTGGGCCCTGGAAGCCTACGGCGCGGCCCACGTGCTGCAGGAGCTCCTCACCTACAAGTCCGACGACATGCACGGACGCACCCAGATCTACCAGGCCATCATCAAGGGCGAGACCATCAAGGATCCCGGCCTCCCCGAGAGCTTCAACGTGGTCAAGAAGGAGCTCAACGCCCTGTGCATCGATGTGGCGATGCTGACGCGAGAGGAACTCGAACCTCTCCAGGACGTCGAAGAACCCGCGTTCTCCATCGAGGGTTAA
- the rplL gene encoding 50S ribosomal protein L7/L12 — MALTADMLIKEIETMTVLDLANLVKALEERFGVSAAAVAAPAGGGAAAAAPVEEQTEFNVELLEAGAQKLNVIKAVREIVTGLGLKEAKDMVDGAPKVVKEGVSKDEAAKIKEKLEAAGAKVAIK, encoded by the coding sequence ATGGCTCTCACCGCTGATATGTTGATCAAGGAAATCGAAACCATGACCGTCCTCGACCTGGCCAACCTGGTCAAGGCCCTCGAGGAGCGCTTCGGCGTTTCCGCCGCCGCTGTCGCCGCCCCCGCGGGCGGTGGCGCCGCCGCTGCGGCCCCCGTCGAAGAGCAGACCGAGTTCAATGTCGAGCTGCTCGAAGCCGGCGCCCAGAAGCTGAACGTCATCAAGGCGGTCCGCGAGATCGTGACCGGCCTGGGCCTCAAGGAAGCCAAGGACATGGTCGACGGCGCTCCCAAGGTCGTCAAGGAAGGCGTGTCCAAGGACGAAGCCGCCAAGATCAAGGAAAAGCTCGAAGCCGCCGGCGCCAAGGTCGCGATCAAGTAA
- the rplA gene encoding 50S ribosomal protein L1, protein MAKPGKKYQAAASKIEDRPYDLVEALGVITDLAFAKFDETVEVHMRLGVDPRHADQMVRGTIVLPHGTGKTMRVAVIATGEKIKDAEAAGADIVGGDDLVERIAGGFLEFDALVATPDMMKGVGRLGKVLGPRGLMPNPKTGTVTFDVAKAIKEIKAGKVEYRVDKTGIIHAGVGKVSFGVEKLKENAKALIDAVHKAKPSAAKGKYVKAIHMASTMGPSISVAHVVEK, encoded by the coding sequence ATGGCAAAACCTGGAAAGAAGTACCAGGCTGCCGCCTCCAAGATCGAAGATCGCCCCTACGACCTCGTTGAGGCCCTCGGCGTGATCACGGACCTGGCGTTCGCCAAGTTCGATGAGACCGTGGAAGTGCACATGAGGCTCGGCGTCGACCCCCGTCACGCGGACCAGATGGTCCGTGGAACGATTGTCCTGCCCCACGGCACGGGCAAGACCATGCGGGTGGCCGTCATCGCCACGGGCGAAAAGATCAAGGATGCGGAAGCCGCCGGTGCGGATATCGTGGGCGGGGACGATCTCGTGGAGCGCATCGCGGGGGGTTTCCTGGAATTCGACGCCCTCGTCGCCACCCCGGACATGATGAAGGGCGTGGGACGTCTCGGCAAGGTGCTGGGTCCCCGCGGCCTCATGCCCAACCCCAAGACGGGCACTGTGACCTTCGACGTGGCCAAGGCCATCAAGGAGATCAAGGCCGGCAAGGTCGAGTATCGTGTCGACAAGACGGGCATCATCCATGCGGGCGTCGGCAAGGTCTCCTTCGGAGTTGAAAAGCTCAAGGAGAACGCCAAGGCCCTCATCGATGCCGTCCACAAGGCCAAGCCGTCCGCTGCGAAGGGCAAATATGTGAAGGCTATCCACATGGCCTCCACCATGGGCCCCAGCATCTCCGTCGCCCACGTTGTGGAAAAGTAG
- the rplJ gene encoding 50S ribosomal protein L10, with the protein MEREQKRTEVAQLKGTFSTAKSAVVLGFKGLTVVKDTTFRKSIRESKAQYRVSKNTLLKLAVKETQFDSLSEHFKGATAVATTENDVVALAKAVHNFLKDNPAANLKGAILDGKAVTPAEFKIIAELPSRDVLIGKLLYLMMYPISGIAVALEAIRKQKEDVAPAAE; encoded by the coding sequence ATGGAACGCGAACAGAAACGCACCGAAGTGGCCCAGCTCAAGGGGACGTTCTCCACGGCCAAGTCCGCCGTCGTCCTTGGGTTCAAAGGCCTTACCGTCGTCAAGGACACCACCTTCCGGAAGTCCATCCGGGAGAGCAAGGCCCAGTACCGGGTTTCCAAGAACACGCTGCTCAAGCTGGCGGTGAAGGAAACCCAGTTCGATAGCCTGTCCGAACACTTCAAGGGCGCCACCGCCGTCGCCACCACGGAAAATGACGTGGTCGCCCTGGCCAAGGCCGTCCATAACTTCCTGAAGGACAACCCCGCAGCCAACCTCAAGGGCGCGATCCTTGACGGCAAGGCCGTGACCCCGGCGGAATTCAAGATCATCGCCGAGCTCCCGTCCCGCGACGTCCTCATTGGCAAGCTGCTCTACCTCATGATGTACCCCATCTCCGGCATCGCAGTGGCTCTGGAGGCGATCCGCAAGCAGAAGGAAGACGTGGCGCCTGCGGCCGAATAG
- the rpoC gene encoding DNA-directed RNA polymerase subunit beta': MFPEQQNINAYECIRVTLASPDVIRSWSRGEVTKPETINYRSLKPERDGLFCARIFGPVNDWECLCGKYKRQKFKGVICDKCGVEVTKKAVRRERMGHIALASPVSHVWFFKGVPSRIGYLLDIPLKDLERVLYFEAYAVTDPGQTPLKPREILAEEKYREYKAEYGEGFRAQMGAEAIKELLRHVDVEALAIELRHLMKQETSTQKRVKIAKRLKVTEAFKRSGNKPEWMILDVVPVLPPELRPLVPLDGGRFATSDLNDLYRRVINRNNRLKKLLELRAPEVIVRNEKRMLQEAVDALFENGKRGRLLRGVSNRPLKSLSDALKGKQGRFRQNLLGKRVDYSGRSVIVVGPDLKLHQCGLPKKMALELFKPFIFNRLEHKGHAATIRQAKEMVEQGVPEVWDVLDEVIQNHPVLLNRAPTLHRLGIQAFQPVLVEGKAIRLHPLVCTAFNADFDGDQMAVHVPLSPMAQIEARVLMMSTQNILNPANGRPNVVPSQDIVLGGYYLTKKRQNRKGQGMVFGTINEVIAAHEAKVVDTHAIIQLRYTGEVVDAEAWHKKDPKKHSEQEIFECPSHEVKRELITTTVGRVIFNRSMPEGLPFINALLKKEGLLSLVNRAYKLNGPELTIKLLDAMKDVGFLWAMKAGVSVGIDDIVVPLTKGKLIKEANEQVRAVEHEYYHEGKLDAATRYNKILEIWGQTSEQVATDMMKELEKRNETGEFLNSIYIMADSGARGSKTQIRQVAGMRGLMAKPSGDIIETPITSNFKEGLSVLQYFTSTHGARKGLADTALKTADSGYLTRKLVDVAQDVIINEDDCGTLDGIEVRAIVNSDGTIRSRLRDRIMGRVVLDDVVDPYSKQVIVPAGTLLSEELAFHIETSGIVSVKIRSVLTCEARRGVCAMCYGLNLSTGRMVDLGEAVGVIAAQSIGEPGTQLTMRTFHVGGAASRTSENSTHEAQIAGIVKLDGIKYVEKVVNVEGQAPTVELIAISRAGTIQVLDASGKMRESYKIAPGAHIKVRDGEEVEPKTPLAEWDPYNDYLISEKAGIIDFKEFELNSSFQEEKDQITGRFRKRVIDPTDDKLHPHINIKGENHKVLQRYNIPTGAYLEVEEGREVVPGEVLAKTPRQQAKTSDITGGLPRVTELFEGRKPKDPAIISKVTGIVKYGNRVRGNQKVIVENEMGDREEYLIPRGKHIQVQDGDEIQAGEKLTEGAVSPHDILEIQGDKALQAFLLNEVQEVYRAQGVTINDKHIETIIRQMMRWVQITDVGDTPLIVDEKVDKHRFKEINEQALKDSGAPATCEPQLLGITKAALTSESFISAASFQETTRVLTEAALEGRVDYLRGLKENVILGRLIPAGTGMALYRNLETEEGQYPEVSDTDNLGIDDFDDEYSRMAQHVEELQGMSEVEGEDL, from the coding sequence ATGTTTCCCGAGCAGCAGAACATCAACGCCTATGAGTGCATCCGGGTCACCCTCGCGTCCCCCGACGTGATCCGTTCCTGGTCCCGCGGGGAAGTCACCAAGCCCGAGACCATCAACTACCGCTCCCTCAAGCCCGAGCGCGACGGACTCTTCTGCGCCCGGATCTTCGGACCCGTGAACGACTGGGAGTGCCTGTGCGGCAAGTACAAGCGCCAGAAGTTCAAGGGCGTCATCTGCGACAAGTGCGGCGTCGAGGTCACCAAGAAGGCCGTGCGCCGCGAGCGCATGGGCCACATCGCCCTGGCCTCCCCGGTCAGCCACGTGTGGTTCTTCAAGGGCGTCCCCAGCCGCATCGGCTACCTCCTGGACATCCCCCTCAAGGATCTTGAGCGGGTGCTGTACTTCGAGGCCTATGCCGTCACCGATCCCGGCCAGACCCCCCTCAAGCCCCGCGAGATCCTCGCGGAAGAGAAGTACCGGGAGTACAAGGCCGAGTACGGCGAGGGCTTCCGGGCCCAGATGGGCGCCGAGGCCATCAAGGAACTGCTCCGCCACGTGGACGTGGAAGCGCTCGCCATCGAGCTGCGCCACCTCATGAAGCAGGAGACCTCCACCCAGAAGCGCGTGAAGATCGCCAAGCGCCTCAAGGTGACCGAGGCCTTCAAGCGCTCCGGCAACAAGCCCGAGTGGATGATCCTGGACGTCGTCCCGGTCCTCCCCCCCGAGCTGCGGCCCCTGGTGCCCCTGGACGGCGGCCGTTTCGCCACCTCCGACCTCAACGACCTGTACCGGCGCGTGATCAACCGGAACAACCGCCTCAAGAAGCTCCTGGAGCTCCGGGCCCCCGAAGTCATCGTGCGCAACGAGAAGCGCATGCTGCAGGAGGCCGTGGACGCGCTCTTCGAGAACGGCAAGCGCGGCCGCCTTCTGCGCGGCGTCAGCAACCGCCCGCTCAAGTCCCTGTCCGACGCCCTCAAGGGCAAGCAGGGCCGGTTCCGGCAGAACCTGCTGGGCAAGCGCGTGGACTACTCCGGCCGTTCGGTCATCGTGGTGGGTCCCGACCTCAAGCTCCACCAGTGCGGCCTCCCCAAGAAGATGGCCCTGGAACTCTTCAAGCCCTTCATCTTCAACCGCCTGGAGCACAAGGGCCACGCGGCCACCATCCGCCAGGCCAAGGAGATGGTCGAGCAGGGCGTGCCGGAAGTGTGGGACGTGCTGGATGAGGTCATCCAGAACCACCCCGTGCTGCTGAACCGCGCCCCCACGCTCCACCGCCTGGGCATCCAGGCCTTCCAGCCCGTCCTGGTGGAAGGCAAGGCCATCCGCCTGCACCCGCTGGTCTGCACCGCCTTCAACGCCGACTTCGACGGCGACCAGATGGCCGTGCACGTGCCCCTCTCCCCCATGGCCCAGATCGAGGCCCGGGTGCTCATGATGTCCACCCAGAACATCCTGAACCCCGCCAACGGCCGCCCCAACGTGGTGCCCTCCCAGGACATCGTGCTCGGCGGCTACTACCTGACCAAGAAGCGGCAGAACCGCAAGGGCCAGGGCATGGTCTTCGGCACCATCAACGAGGTCATCGCGGCCCACGAGGCCAAGGTGGTCGACACCCACGCCATCATCCAGCTGCGCTACACCGGCGAGGTGGTGGACGCCGAGGCCTGGCACAAGAAGGATCCCAAGAAGCACTCCGAGCAGGAGATCTTCGAGTGCCCCAGCCACGAGGTGAAGCGCGAGCTCATCACCACCACCGTGGGCCGGGTCATCTTCAACCGCTCCATGCCCGAGGGCCTGCCCTTCATCAACGCCCTCCTGAAGAAGGAAGGCCTGCTGTCCCTGGTGAACCGCGCCTACAAGCTCAACGGTCCCGAACTGACCATCAAGCTCCTGGACGCCATGAAGGATGTCGGCTTCCTCTGGGCCATGAAGGCCGGCGTGTCCGTGGGCATCGACGACATCGTCGTGCCGCTCACCAAGGGCAAGCTGATCAAGGAAGCCAACGAGCAGGTCCGCGCCGTCGAGCACGAGTACTACCACGAGGGCAAGCTGGACGCCGCCACCCGCTACAACAAGATCCTCGAGATCTGGGGCCAGACCTCCGAACAGGTCGCCACGGACATGATGAAGGAGCTTGAGAAGCGCAACGAGACCGGCGAGTTCCTCAACTCGATCTACATCATGGCCGACTCCGGCGCCCGCGGATCCAAGACCCAGATCCGCCAGGTGGCCGGCATGCGCGGCCTCATGGCCAAGCCCTCCGGCGACATCATCGAGACGCCCATCACCTCGAACTTCAAGGAAGGCCTCTCGGTTCTGCAGTACTTCACCTCCACCCACGGCGCCCGCAAGGGCCTGGCCGACACCGCCCTCAAGACCGCCGACTCCGGCTACCTCACCCGCAAGCTGGTGGACGTGGCCCAGGACGTGATCATCAACGAGGACGATTGCGGCACCCTGGACGGCATCGAGGTCAGGGCCATCGTCAACAGCGACGGCACCATCCGGAGCCGCCTCCGCGACCGCATCATGGGCCGCGTGGTGCTGGACGACGTGGTCGATCCCTACTCCAAGCAGGTCATCGTCCCGGCCGGCACGCTCCTCTCCGAGGAACTGGCCTTCCACATCGAGACCTCCGGCATCGTCTCCGTGAAGATCCGTTCGGTCCTCACCTGCGAAGCCCGCCGCGGCGTCTGCGCCATGTGCTACGGCCTCAACCTCTCCACCGGCCGCATGGTCGATCTCGGCGAGGCTGTGGGCGTCATTGCGGCACAAAGCATCGGCGAGCCCGGCACCCAGCTGACCATGCGAACCTTCCACGTGGGCGGCGCCGCCAGCCGCACCTCCGAGAACTCCACCCACGAGGCCCAGATCGCGGGCATCGTGAAGCTGGACGGCATCAAGTACGTGGAGAAGGTCGTCAACGTCGAGGGCCAGGCCCCCACCGTCGAGCTCATCGCCATCAGCCGCGCCGGCACCATCCAGGTGCTGGATGCCAGCGGCAAGATGCGGGAAAGCTACAAGATCGCCCCCGGCGCCCACATCAAGGTGCGGGACGGCGAGGAAGTGGAGCCCAAGACCCCCCTGGCCGAGTGGGATCCCTACAACGACTACCTCATCTCCGAGAAGGCCGGCATCATCGACTTCAAGGAATTCGAGCTGAACTCCAGCTTCCAGGAAGAAAAGGACCAGATCACCGGCCGCTTCCGCAAGCGCGTCATCGATCCCACCGACGACAAGCTCCATCCCCACATCAACATCAAGGGCGAGAACCACAAGGTCCTCCAGCGCTACAACATCCCCACCGGCGCCTACCTTGAAGTGGAGGAAGGCCGGGAAGTGGTCCCCGGCGAAGTCCTGGCCAAGACCCCCCGGCAGCAGGCCAAGACCTCCGACATCACCGGCGGTCTGCCCCGCGTCACCGAGCTCTTCGAAGGCCGTAAGCCCAAGGACCCCGCGATCATCAGCAAGGTCACCGGCATCGTCAAGTATGGCAACCGCGTCCGCGGCAACCAGAAGGTCATCGTCGAGAACGAGATGGGCGACCGTGAGGAGTACCTCATTCCCCGCGGCAAGCACATCCAGGTGCAGGACGGCGACGAGATCCAGGCGGGCGAGAAGCTCACCGAGGGCGCCGTCAGCCCCCACGACATCCTGGAGATCCAGGGCGACAAGGCCCTCCAGGCCTTCCTGCTCAACGAGGTCCAGGAGGTCTACCGGGCCCAGGGCGTGACGATCAACGACAAGCACATCGAGACCATCATCCGCCAGATGATGCGCTGGGTGCAGATCACCGACGTGGGCGACACCCCGCTCATCGTCGACGAGAAGGTGGACAAGCACCGCTTCAAGGAGATCAACGAGCAGGCCCTCAAGGACAGCGGCGCCCCCGCCACCTGCGAGCCCCAGCTCCTGGGCATCACCAAGGCCGCCCTCACCAGCGAGTCCTTCATCTCCGCCGCCTCCTTCCAGGAGACGACGCGGGTGCTCACCGAGGCCGCCCTCGAAGGACGCGTGGACTACCTGCGCGGCCTGAAGGAGAACGTCATCCTGGGCCGCCTGATCCCCGCCGGCACCGGCATGGCCCTCTACCGCAACCTCGAGACCGAGGAAGGCCAGTACCCCGAAGTGTCCGACACGGACAACCTGGGTATCGACGACTTCGACGACGAGTACAGCCGGATGGCGCAGCATGTCGAGGAACTGCAGGGTATGAGTGAGGTCGAGGGGGAAGATCTCTAG